A region of the Lycium barbarum isolate Lr01 chromosome 1, ASM1917538v2, whole genome shotgun sequence genome:
gtttgtctgaggcaacatatgccgggtccggcagagttgttgctttttgaaactgaagttatgccggttccggcataaagttatgcctgttccggcataaagttatgcctgttccggcataacttcatgaattaagttaatttatgtgtgtcttggttttttggtgttgtcttgttaataattttggtttttatgcaatctttatgtgttttggtgttgttttgttaataatgttggccttttatgcaatcttatgtgttttggttctttcttctattatgcaggtatttgtgtaccagtctaggggctgattttttatcatggtatatgttaattattttcattctcatttttgGTTTATTCTTATGTAAACTCTTGGTTTCTGTTgatattaatttttcttttataggaggaacatcccttggttaagtttgaacattgggttgaaggaggtggcatgtggagtggtgattttcattttcggagtttgattttgtcctttttgagtgtctctcaattggagttgttgaaaaagggtgtgtttggacagtttatggatttggttgatgtCCGCCAGAGTGATAGTATTTTCCATTGCTTGATCTTATCGCAACTTTCATCTAGTAATGATAGTGCGTTAAAGTTTAAGATTTTTGATGGCGTGTGTGTATTTGATTCCGAGTCTTTCCGTCTTATTATTGGGTTGGATTCTTGTGTTGGCGATTTTAGTGTTGTGTCTAGCAGACCAAATAGATTGTTGAGACTTTATTTTTCAAATCAGGATAAAATAAGGTTGTGTGATCTCAGGAGTTTTTTACAGATCAAGTCAAGTAATCGTACTGGTGGTTTTTGGGAAAGATCTAGTGATCCTGTTAGACTTGCTGAGGTCTATATATTGGAGAGGGTTTTGTTGGGTCGTaacgagaaatgtgttgttaaaggTCATCTAATGAAGATAATTGACGATGACAGTCTTCGGGTGTCTTATCCTTGGGGTTCTCttagttttaattggttggtaCGGTCGATTCGTGGTTGTGTGAAGACTTTAAAGAGCACGCCATCTACACGTTATATGATTAGTGGTTTCCCTTACGCTTTAAATGTGTGGCTGTTGGAGGTTTTCCCTATCTTTCGAGGGTTTTCAAGTTTTCATGGTCTGAAGTTTCCTCGTATGTTGTCTTGGGGTCCTTCAAAGCAAATTGATTATAAAGTTATTACTGATAATTTCTTCCATGCTGAAAAAGTATGTGTTCCCCTTTTGTTGatgcttctttttcttggttctttttccctcttgttattttttgtgtttttgtctaaattgatgtgtttatattgtgttatagagattcaagaaatttattgtccatgctgttgttgttggtacgGAACAAGAGATGCTGGATTATCCAGTTGCACTTAAATTTCCTGATGATTCAGGCCCTTGTTCTTCCCGTGCGGTTTTTCCATCTGAAGTTACTTCTCAGATAGTTGATGTAAGTTGTACTTTGCTTTTTGTGTTTTTGGTTGTTTAACTGAATTCTGAGTTAGAGGCCTTGTGGTATAGTATTTTAGTAGGAGACATTTTTGTAgtcttttctgttttggttatggaaattAAAGTTTATGCACCTTGAGCCatactttttggttttgcaaacgtAGAATCTGCAccttccggcatacatttctcctttcatattttcaattctgcccctaccggcatactgttctcattttgagactaatttttgtaggtaacacattttgcagtcttctctgtttttgttttggaaatgaaagtttatgcctCTTGAGGcatatttttttgttttgcaaacttaaaatctgccccttccggcatacagttctcctttcatatttgaattctgcccctaccggcaaactgttttcattttcagacttcagttctgccggttccggcatacttgttcaacattaatttagtgacatcaaaagtaatgtgttgttttattgatctgttatacagggtgttttgtctagtgtgaagaagcaacttgatgatgaacgatctacaattgtcaatcaagtaaaggtatggccttttatttttttattgttgAGTTTGTTAATGTGATATGTATACTTTGCATGCTGCATTCGTTGTTTTTGtttattctcattttcttttcttctttgtttaattttttttttcgtttttttgtagtctttggatagccgtttcgaagaattggataaaaaTTTTGTTGGCGCGATTAATGCTGTGGATAGCTTAGTTCGTGTACATGATGAAACAAAGTCAGGTGTAGCAGCTTCTGAAAGTGCTAAAAGAACTTGTTTAGAAAGTAGACTTGACAGTTTGAAAAGTAAatttgattatgtgatgcattgtgttgaaagtttagttcgactgcatagcgaaaagaaatcttgtaaagcttgtaaagcaaggtctacaaaaaatgagacgtctcccatgctcgatatgctctgtgatgctgctgtttcttcatcaagtcaactgtctgataaaactcaaactatttctcagtttgaaaaggaatatgtgaaagaaaataaagaccGCGCAAAAAAAGAAGCACTTAAAGAAATTGCTGCAATTAATGATGCTTTTCAATGCGGAGATATTTTGTTTTCTTCTAATGAAGCATCACAAAATGTAAATGAAGTAGCAGCTGCTGTTGAAGATAGTAGAAAACGTCCGAGATGcgaagatggaaacaaagaagaagatggtagtagaaaacgtccgagatgcgaagatggaaacaaagaagatgatggTTATCCTAATTGGTATTTGCTTACACCAAGCAGTACTCCAGTTGAGAAACGGTTGAGTTCTGCTACTGAAGATATATACTGTACTGCAGAagagttaggaaagtgaattgatttttttgttgttatttacggcaagtgttatgttattgtgtttctccctttttcgaatgatgtatatgtaaattGGTCTTTCATTTCTGTACATATAATGAAGTTTCACTTTTTCAAACTGTGTTCTGTAGTCTGCCTTAACGGGCATACTTTTGACATTTTCTCAATAGatgttctgccccttccggcatacttctaagatggaagtaactgtttttcctaaaaataaaaaagataattaaaaagtgACTCTTGTTCCAAAACATCTCCAATAAGTGCGACAGTTACTTCCAATTAATGtattaattattttgttttttttttaaaaaatggaaagaaaaattgaaaaattctttgtatttttgtcaatagttGCGACAGTTACTCCAATTTAAATTTTAGTAACtgtttttgctttaaaaaaaatcaataattttaaTCTTGCCGCCTCTGGTATAAGTTTACCCGTTGGGAACAGAAAttatgccccttccggcatacttctaaattcgtagtaacagtttttttttcgctagaaataaaaaaagataatgaaaaagtGACTCTTATTCCCAATATCTCTAATAGGTATTTCTACATTTACTTCCAattgaaaatgtattaatttttttctttttttaaaaaaaaaaaaagaaaaaagaaaaaactgaaaactctttgtatttttgtcaataattgcaacagttacctcaattcaaatttcactaactgttttttttttttttttttttttttttttagaaaaaactgcaaaactccatgtatcctcattcaattgaaatccaattgtttcaacagttattccaatttaaaatgcaCTAATTTGAACTTCTATATAAAGCCACACAGTTATGCCTACAACGGCAAACTTTTATTCCTAACACACTTATATTATGCCGCTTTCGGCATAAGTTTTGTCACGTGGTTAGCACgtgtgcagtttttttttttttttgttcaatatatattgCCCGCTCTTCCtgtattttactttttattttcgtTTGTTCACTTTAAAGTTGAAGAAGGCAGTTGCTTTGTCACGTTTCCTATATCATCTTTATCATTCATTGATTTCTCTTAGTGGGGTTTCAATTTCATCTGTAAGTTATTAGTTACTATTTCATTACTTGTTGATAAGTTATTTCCTTCAATTGTTTGTGTCTGTAAATTATTTGAATagggttttttgttttttttttgttttttttttctttttacgtTTTTGGTAATGCATTTTGGtaatgtatttttgttggtaatgttttttatgtgttttttttccttttttttttcctgattgaattttatgttttgcTCATGTCAGTGTGCTAAATCATGAGACGACAATTTGGACAAGTTGCTGACTATTATATTCCTCCGGAAGAGTGGACGGACACACACATCAGTGCTGTATGGCGAGGGGATGAAAAGTTTGTTaaatttgttgagaaatttcttacaaaagaacagttggtaattttgaagaatcgtccttttgggaaatttatggaattacaTAATATAAAAATGCCGGGTATGttggtgaattttatgttgttgtcGGAAGTTCAGTGTTCTGAAACCAATGAAatgcattttaatatacaagataaACTTGTGACATTTACAGAGCAATCATTTAAGAGAGTCACTGGGTTATCAATTACTGAACCTCCTAGATCTTTCTATGCTAAATATAACAAAACCAATGGCAGTCGTCTTTTGAGAAGATATTTTGGTGTTGGAGATGGTAAAAGGAATTTGGAAATGAGGGATTTGAAGAATGTGATGAGTGCTGAAAATGTAGATTTTGAAGATGACCTTGATGCGGTGATGCTAGCAGAGCTATACATTCTTGGTCGTGTTTTATTGGGTGGTAGAATTGATAAAAAGGTGTTGTGGcagcatattgtatacatagaggACACTGAATTGTTTGAGCAGTTTAATTAGGGGTCTTTGTGTTTTGCCGAACTCCTGAGGTGTTTCAAATCAATATATAAGCAAGGGACAAACAGACATAACATTGATTATGGTGTTGCTGGTTTTGTTTTTGGCTTTAGTGTTTGGGTTTGGTTTAGGTTCAATGACTATCGCAAACAATATATTGATATTATTGGCAATTGTCGTGAACCTCTGATGTTGTCGTATGTCAGCAAGAAATCTCCACATTTCAATGAGGTGAAGAAATTGCTTGTATCCGAAGAGTACACGAGTGGAAAGGTAATGATGTTTATTGCCCTTTACTTTTCGTTTAACTTTTAATgtggtttttctttttctattttgatgtcattatttattattattgttgtatgGATTTTATTTCAATAGCGAGGTAAAGGGGTGGTTGATGAATCTCCGGACAATTCAAGTGCTGATGAAAGTGAATCTGAAGATGCCAATATTGCTGGCAAATCCAGTGAAAGCTCTTATCTACAGCGTCGCATTGAGGTATTTCTCACGGGTCCTCTCTGTTTTTCCTGTAAaagttttgttccttttttttttctcttgagttTAACACTTTGCTGTATTTGTTTATATTCACAGTTCCTGGAAAATGTTTGTGATGTTAAATTGGATAGGATTTTGAATAATCAACAGAAGGAGAAGGCCCGGATGGATCAGCTGATTTCTGCTTTGCAAAAAGCAGGGttaaattttgaatcccaaaCTGCTTCTCATGCTGAAAATGTTCGTCGACATGTTGATTCTCCTCGTCATGTTGAAAAGGGTAGGCGCAAGAGCACAAGATCTGTTCGTAAAAGTGCTGCTGCTAAAAGGAAAACTAAACAAGCCATGCCTCGTAAAAATGTTGAGCAATCTTCCGTCGGGCAACGAAGAAGATCGGTGCAGTCTGATGAGGAAGATGTTGCTGATCTTGAACAGGCATTTTGGGAATCTGAAACTGCAACCGGAGACGAGGGGGGCAACGGTGTTGATTTGTCTAATGTTGAGGGTGAAAGTAATCAAGAAATTCAGATGGAAGATGTGCAAGCCGGTTCTAGTGAAAGAACCGTTGATGAGACAGAGTTGGGAGGCAAAATCCTGTTTTACAAGAGAAGAAAATTACGCAAAACATTACATGATGCAAATGCTTCTCTAAATGTGGCATTTGAAGATGTTTTTGGAGAAGGCGAAGCAAATATGACATGTCCCATGGAGACAGATGTTGAACAAGTTGAATCtctaaatgcaaccgaaaatgttgaggctgaattgccttcggtaattttacatttatactttgttgttttctaaatctaagttgcctggcacacttttctggtagttgacactttgtgtgctcttttttgtttccccatatgcaaatgatagttttgCCTGTCCTGGCATAATCCCCTTTTTTATTgcaactcatgttctgcctactccggcatactacctttttcacaaagttatatttctgcctacactggcatactttcacattttatatgcaaactcatgttctgcctcctccagcatactcatctcttttggaaagttattttctgcccactccggcatacttttactttttgaaacttaaatcttgccccttccggcatacttttccctttttcaagcataaggttttccccttccggcatattttttcaaaacttgttcataaatcttttaccactttcagaatttgttaattttttattttaatatttttgtttcgatgatggatgttgtgtttcttaatttgttactttatgtaggttgttgtggaggaacaattTGCCAGTGAACAGTTTGGTGACGCCAATCGTGAAGAATCCAACGTTTCTCCACCGAAAGAACATATGCTTGAAAATCTTGAGCAAATTCAAGATGAAGATGTGGTGGTTTCTGATCATCTCGAACGAGATTTATCTCCTGCCAGAGATGATTGGATAGAAGAGGGTGATACGTTGGTGTCACCTCATCATGATGAATCCATTGTATCTCAAGCTGAAGGAAATGCAACTGGaaatgttgaggctgaattgccttTGGTAAATTTACATTCTATACTTtgttatttttaacactttgtttgCTCTTTTCTGTtttgcttatgcaaatgatagtGTTGCCCCTCCTAGCATAATCAAcccttttattgcaaactcattTTCTCTCTACTCCGTCATACTATCTTTTttcgcaaagttatatttctgcctacactggcatacttttagtttttgaacttagctcttgccccttccggcatactttcacattttatatgAAAACTCATGTTATGCCTTCTCTGGCATACTCAT
Encoded here:
- the LOC132622880 gene encoding uncharacterized protein LOC132622880; translation: MEEHPLVKFEHWVEGGGMWSGDFHFRSLILSFLSVSQLELLKKGVFGQFMDLVDVRQSDSIFHCLILSQLSSSNDSALKFKIFDGVCVFDSESFRLIIGLDSCVGDFSVVSSRPNRLLRLYFSNQDKIRLCDLRSFLQIKSSNRTGGFWERSSDPVRLAEVYILERVLLGRNEKCVVKGHLMKIIDDDSLRVSYPWGSLSFNWLVRSIRGCVKTLKSTPSTRYMISGFPYALNVWLLEVFPIFRGFSSFHGLKFPRMLSWGPSKQIDYKVITDNFFHAEKVCVPLLLMLLFLGSFSLLLFFVFLSKLMCLYCVIEIQEIYCPCCCCWYGTRDAGLSSCT
- the LOC132616926 gene encoding uncharacterized protein LOC132616926 → MHCVESLVRLHSEKKSCKACKARSTKNETSPMLDMLCDAAVSSSSQLSDKTQTISQFEKEYVKENKDRAKKEALKEIAAINDAFQCGDILFSSNEASQNVNEVAAAVEDSRKRPRCEDGNKEEDGSRKRPRCEDGNKEDDGYPNWYLLTPSSTPVEKRLSSATEDIYCTAEELGK